In the genome of bacterium, the window GTAGTGGCAGCGGCCCGCCGCGCCGACAAAGACCTCGACCAGATGGCTGTTATGGGCGTCGGCGCCGTCGGCCGCGGATCCCTCGCCATATTCGTCGATCAGCGTCACCGACGCCTGCGACTCGACGATGACCAGGAGACGTCCGGCACGGAATGTGCCGCCGATCGGCTGGGCGGTCATGACATGGATCGGGCGATCGACTTCGATTCCGCGCGGGATATAGACCAGGAGGCCGCCGGTCCAGGCGGCGTTGGCGTACGCTTCATACTTGCCAAACTCAGGGCCCAGCAGTCGCCCCAGATGCGGCTGAACCAGCTCAGGGCGGCTCAGAGCGGCTTCATGCAGATCCATCACAAGCGCGCCGCGCGCCGCCAACTTGTCATCGACTGCGGTCTTCCAGACCAGGCCGTCGCGAATATACACGGCCGCGGCCAGCGATTCGCGTTCCAGCGCCCGTTCGATGACCGCCGGGAAGGCGCGCTTGGTGCCGGCCGGCGGCGGCACGGGTGCAAACCGGCCGTTGTTGTTCTCGAAGTCGGCCGGATCGGTATACCGCCACAAGTGCGTCACCCGATCGGGCCGCGGCATCTCGCGGTAGAGGTCCAGGGCGCGGCGCCGCGCCTCCGAGAGCCACTCGGGCTCGCGGTACAGCTCGGCGATGCCGGACAGCACCGACTGCGGCGTAAAGGAAACGGTGGTCTCGCTGGTCTGCATCGGAGTGCGTGTCGTGGTCATCAGCCAACCGATCCTTCCATCTCCAGTTCGATCAAACGGTTCATCTCGACGGCGTATTCCATCGGCAGTTCCTTCACAAACGGCTCGAAGAAGCCGTTGACGATCAGCATGCGCGCCTCGTCCTCGGAGAGGCCGCGGCTCTGCAGGTAAAAGATCTGCTCCTCGGCAATCTTCGAGACCCGTGCTTCGTGCTCGACGCGGACATCCTCGGCGGCAATTTCCATCGTCGGGTAGGTGTCGGAGCGCGAGTGCTCATCCAGCAGCAGCGCGTCGCACTCGACCGAGACCTTGCAGTTGGTCGCGTTCGGATAGGCCTTGACCAGCCCGCGGTAGGAGGCGCGTCCGCCGCCCTTGGAAATCGACTTGGAGGTGATGCGCGAGGTGGTGTTGGGCGCGGCATGAATGACTTTGGCGCCGGCGTCCTGATGCTGGCCGTCGCCGGCAAACGCGACCGAAAGAATCTCGGCCTTGGCCCGCTCGCCCATCAGGTACACACACGGAAACTTCATGGTCAGTTTGGAACCAAGGTTGGCGTCGACCCACTCAACGGTGGCGTCGGCGTAAGCCATGCCGCGCTTGGTCACCAGGTTGAAGACGTTGTTCGACCAGTTCTGGATCGTGGTGTAGCGAATGTACGACCCCTCGAGCGCGACCAGCTCCACCACCGCCGAGTGCAGAGAGTCGGACGAGTAGGTCGGCGCGGTGCATCCTTCGATGTAGTGCACGCGCGAGCCCTTGTCGGCAATGATGAGCGTCCGCTCAAACTGCCCCATGTTCTTGGCATTGATGCGGAAGTAGGCCTGCAACGGGATCTTCACATCGACTCCGGGCGGGACATAGATGAAGGAGCCGCCCGACCAGACCGCCGAGTTGAGCGCGGCGAATTTATTGTCGGCGAATGGAATGACGGTGCCGAAATACTGGCGCACCAGTTCGGGATGCTCGCGCAGTCCCGAATCCATGTCCAGAAAGATCACGCCGAGTTTGGTCAGATCCTCGCGCAGGGAGTGATAGACGACCTCCGATTCGTACTGCGCCGAGACGCCGCCGAGGAACTTCTGCTCCGCCTCGGGGATGCCGAGCCGGTCAAAGGTCCGCTTCACGTTGGCGGGCACATCGTCCCACGACCGCCCCGGCTTCTCGGCGGAACTCACATAGTAATGGATGTCGTCGAACTGAATCGAGTTGAGCAGTTCGGTGTCGCCCCACTTCGGCATCGGCTTGGCGAGAAAGGCGTCGTAGGACGCGTGGCGGAACTCGCGCATCCAGTCGGGCTCGTTTTTGAGGCGCGAGATCATCTCGACCACCTCATGGCTGATGCCCTTGGGAAATTTCTTGAAATACTCCTCGGGATCGGCAAACCCGTAGCGGGTCGCGTAGTCCTCGCGGAGGTTCAGTTCCGGCTTCGGTTCATCCCGGACCGGGATCCTTGACAGATCAGACATGGCTTCTCCTTGGGTCCTTCATTAGGCTTGCGCGACCAGCGGAGCGCGGCTCGCCAGGAGGCTCGCTCTCCCTGCCGCCGTGCTTCGCGCAAGTCGACATCGCCGAGCCGTTCAGGCCACCGCCGCGCCGGCGCGGACTTCGTTTTCGATCCACTCGTACCCCTTCTCCTCGAGCATGTGCGCCAGTTCCGGGCCGCCGGAGCGCACGATCCGTCCCTCCATAAAAACATGGACGTGGTGGGGCTTGACGTAATTGAGAATGCGCTGGTAATGCGTCACCAACAGCACGCCGACCTTGTCCCCGACCACGCGATTGATGCCCTGTGACACGACCTGGAGGGCGTCGATGTCGAGGCCGGAATCGGTCTCGTCGAGCAGCGCGACCTTCGGCTTGAGCATGGCCATCTGCAGGATCTCCAGGCGCTTCTTTTCGCCGCCGGAGAACCCGTCATTGACGTAGCGCGTGGCGAACGCAGGGTCGATCTCCAGTTTTTCGAACTCGGCCATAAGGTCCTTGCGGAAACTCTTCATCGCCGCTTCATCGCCGCCGGTGCGCGCCTTGACCGCGGCGCGCAGGAAGTTGGCAACGGTGACGCCGGGCACGGCGACCGGATACTGGAAGGCGAGGAACATCCCCTTGCGCGATTTCTCGTCGGCCTCGGCCTCCGTCACATCCTCGCCATTGACCCAGATGCGTCCCTGCGTGAGCGTGTAGGCCGGATGGCCCATGAGAGCGTTGGCAAACGTGCTCTTGCCGGAGCCGTTGGGGCCCATCAGCGCGTGTATCTCGCCCGGCTGGATCGTCAGGGAGACACCCTTGACGACTTCCTTTTCGCCGATGGCGACATGGACATTCTCACATCGAAAGGCGGGGTGCTGGTCGGACATGATCTCTGCTTTCTCCTTCGTATGGTGGCATCAACAAATCATCAATTCATTATTGGATCACGGGCAGCGGCTTGCCCTGCCCCGGCGTGGCAGGACCGAGGAGTTGCCCCACGGTCGCTTCGATATGACCGCGCAGATTGACCACCACCGGCCCCTGCTCGCCGACGAGGTCGGACAGCCGGATCCGATGCAGGACACCGGAGATGAGGCCGTCGAGCACACCCCAGAGCGATTTGACCGAGCAGGCGGTGGAGTTGATACAGATCATCAGTTCGCCGGTGTGCTTGCCGCAGAAGTTGTCGTCGAACATCCGTCCGCCCAGCGCCTCGACCACCTGACCGATGGTGATGTCTTCCGGACGGCCATTGAGCGCATAGCCGCCGGCGCGTCCGCGCACGCTCTGAACGAATCCGGCCTCACGCAGAAGCATCATCAGCTTGCGGACATTGGCGACCGAGAGCCCCTCACCTTCGGCGATTTCGCTGATAGTGAGCGACTCGCCTTCCGGGCAACGTCCCAGCCGCAGGAGGCATCGCAGGCCGTATTCTTCCAACGCGCTGATTTTCATCGTCTTAACTATCCTGACGTCCCACCATCTCCTCGGCGGGGCGTTATGTATACGAAAAAGTAAACATTTGGAGCAAGGAAAATGATCCCGATTTGACAGTGACGCATAAGTCAGTGCAAGACAGACAGTTAATTGCTTGGTCGATACGGCCTGGCTGGTCGGAATACTCGCGGATTTGTGACCTCTAAGCACAATCGGGTGATGGAATACCGTGCGATGAGATTGTGATCGGCGTATCAAACGAGAAAGGCAGAAGTGATCATGGCAATCAGCGTGAAACGTGTCTATGACCCGCCTGTCGCCGGCGACGGCTTGCGGGTTCTGGTGGACCGGCTTTGGCCGCGCGGTCTGTCAAAAGCCGCGGCGAGAATTGATCTGTGGGTTCGAGATCTGTCCCCTTCTCATGAGCTGCGGCAGTGGTATGCGCACGATCCGGAGAAGTGGACGGAGTTCAAGCGCCGCTATTTCACAGAGCTGGCCGAACACGCCGAAGCGCTGGCCGAGCTCGCCGCCACGGCGCGACGACGCCAGGTCACACTGCTGTTCGGCTCGCGGGAACTGCGCCGCAACAACGCCTGCGCCCTGAAGGAAGCCCTGCAGGCATCGACAGGAAATTCGGCGCCGGCGCGTAGAGTCGTCCCTCGATCCGCCTCCCGCAGCGGAACCAAAAAGAGAAGCGGGCCGGCCAAGAGGCCGACCCGCGATCCTCGACGCCGATCAACCGACTCGACGACCTGACAGGTTGCTGAAAAAGTCAGGTCCGACGCATGAAGCGGCCAATGTCATGCCGAGCGAAGCGACGCACCTGCTGATTTCACCTATGAACCGGAAAAAGCAGACCCTTCGCTCCGTCCGGGAGACAGAGCGAGACTCTGGGTTCTTCAGCAACGTGCTAATGGAAGAATGTCCACCCGGCGGTCACCTTGAAGTCGGGTGAATCGGCCAGGCCCAGCTTTGCCTCGAGGAAAAAGCGGTGGCCATTGCGCAGCCCCTTCTCGATGCCGCCCAGCAGATTCACGCCGAGTTCGGTGTCGGAGTCATCGGCGTGCGACGCGGCATCCGCCATCATATTCCCCTTGAAGTCCTCGTGGGAATCGTAGTTGATGAAATTCACGCCCAGTCCCCCGCCGAGGTAGGGAGTCCAGACATCCCAGCGGGACTGGAAACGATAGGCGGCCTCGAGATTGATGGCGAAGATGGTCAGGTCATCGCCGATGCCGACTTCGAGGTTGGGTTGAAAGCGGATGTGCTCGGCGAAGTTGCCGAAGTCGACGTGCGCGCCGAAGTGAATCTGATCGGGATCGATGGTCACTCCGACCCGCGGCCCCCAGCCGCGCCAGCCGGTCTTCGTCATCGGATCGGCGTGCGCCATCGCGGGCATCAGCACCAGCAGCGCTGCAAGTATGGTCAGTTTTCGCATGGGACCCTCCTTGGCGCCAACATACGGCCACAAAAAGGCAGCCGCCAGCGAAACCGGGCGGCTGCC includes:
- the sufB gene encoding Fe-S cluster assembly protein SufB encodes the protein MSDLSRIPVRDEPKPELNLREDYATRYGFADPEEYFKKFPKGISHEVVEMISRLKNEPDWMREFRHASYDAFLAKPMPKWGDTELLNSIQFDDIHYYVSSAEKPGRSWDDVPANVKRTFDRLGIPEAEQKFLGGVSAQYESEVVYHSLREDLTKLGVIFLDMDSGLREHPELVRQYFGTVIPFADNKFAALNSAVWSGGSFIYVPPGVDVKIPLQAYFRINAKNMGQFERTLIIADKGSRVHYIEGCTAPTYSSDSLHSAVVELVALEGSYIRYTTIQNWSNNVFNLVTKRGMAYADATVEWVDANLGSKLTMKFPCVYLMGERAKAEILSVAFAGDGQHQDAGAKVIHAAPNTTSRITSKSISKGGGRASYRGLVKAYPNATNCKVSVECDALLLDEHSRSDTYPTMEIAAEDVRVEHEARVSKIAEEQIFYLQSRGLSEDEARMLIVNGFFEPFVKELPMEYAVEMNRLIELEMEGSVG
- the sufC gene encoding Fe-S cluster assembly ATPase SufC — protein: MSDQHPAFRCENVHVAIGEKEVVKGVSLTIQPGEIHALMGPNGSGKSTFANALMGHPAYTLTQGRIWVNGEDVTEAEADEKSRKGMFLAFQYPVAVPGVTVANFLRAAVKARTGGDEAAMKSFRKDLMAEFEKLEIDPAFATRYVNDGFSGGEKKRLEILQMAMLKPKVALLDETDSGLDIDALQVVSQGINRVVGDKVGVLLVTHYQRILNYVKPHHVHVFMEGRIVRSGGPELAHMLEEKGYEWIENEVRAGAAVA
- a CDS encoding Rrf2 family transcriptional regulator; this translates as MKISALEEYGLRCLLRLGRCPEGESLTISEIAEGEGLSVANVRKLMMLLREAGFVQSVRGRAGGYALNGRPEDITIGQVVEALGGRMFDDNFCGKHTGELMICINSTACSVKSLWGVLDGLISGVLHRIRLSDLVGEQGPVVVNLRGHIEATVGQLLGPATPGQGKPLPVIQ
- a CDS encoding DUF488 family protein, producing MAISVKRVYDPPVAGDGLRVLVDRLWPRGLSKAAARIDLWVRDLSPSHELRQWYAHDPEKWTEFKRRYFTELAEHAEALAELAATARRRQVTLLFGSRELRRNNACALKEALQASTGNSAPARRVVPRSASRSGTKKRSGPAKRPTRDPRRRSTDSTT